The DNA region AGCAGCACATGACTGCAACAGCTCTGACTGCATGTTCACACAAATactcacagagcagcagcaccagagatGATCTCAATGAGCTCCTTGGTGATGACGGCTTGACGGGTGCGGTTGAACGTCAAGGTCAGCTTGTCAATCATCTCGGCTGGAACAAGGCAAGATTGGAGTTTACACACAAAATGAGTGTATAAATGCAGATACAGAGAAGCTGTATGAGCACAATATCCAAGTGTCTTGTAAACCACCACAAATACCAAGAGGCCTAGTGCACCTGACATTTTTTCCCTACAGGTAATATTAGCAGTAAACAATCTAGAAACCAGCTTGAGAATTCAGCTTGTCAAACATCTGGCAGActtgcaaattattttgtaacATAACACAAGCAGGCATCATTAGCTTTGAAATTAGATTTCACTGTCAATTAACTGCATTGTTATTTCCTTCAAGTTGTGGCAAAAGGAGACAGAtttttctcaattatttttttctcaattatttCTAAACACAGCAGGTATCACCTCTTTCTCTCAAGCTGGTCATCAGAGCCATGCCTACCATTGCAGGCAGCCCAATTGCACATCACATCAGCTTCACACAATCACCAGTATCCTTCCAAGGAATACTCATATATTCTCTACTTGCTCCATGACATGTGGTATTTAACTACTGTTTAAGTTTCCCCACCTTTAAATTGCACTGCACTAATTATATTTGGTGAACAAGTACAGATTTATAAAAATTCAGGAAATCTTCAGAGCAGCCACACGAGAGGAGCATAGAGAATATTGAGCCATTACAAGAttaatttagtattttatttgccttttaaataaTCTGTTATTTCACTTCCAGTCCTAGGCTTGTTTCTTGACAGCAATCCCTCTTTCCAGGGACTACCCCCAGTTCATGTTTGAAACAGAATGTCAATTGAACTGGCTCAAAAAAACCACTCAAAGTGGAATTAAGATAGGAAAtagctgatttttgaagcaaagGATTACACAAAGGGAGGTGAACACTTTCTTGCTGAACAGCTGAAGTCCTGGAGAACCCAGGGAGTAGCTTACAAGCATTCTTGCTAGCATTGTCCATGGCAGTCATCCTGGCGCTCTGCTCGCTGGTGGTGGATTCTTTCAGGGAGTAGTACAGAATGTTTGCTAGTGTGAACTCCTGGTAGTTTCTCAGCACATCAGCATCAAGATCATCATAGATACTTAGGCTTTCTGCAAAACATGGAGGAGCAACCTTAGACACATCCAAGATTTACTACTTCCAGCAAAATACAATGACACAGAGAAGATTACTTGTCTGGGCTGTTTCAGTACTtaaggcagcacagagggattTCCTGAACATATTATGTGTGCCTTCAGAACCTCTATGCTAGTTATATTTCTGTTACACTGTTTTATGTGTTTTCATTCAATTTAATATTAGGAAAGTCAGACCAAAGCAAAATACATTATTGCCATATTATGTTTAACCTTCCCATACAATGCTGCAGAAACATTCTGGGGTATTTTTACTCACTACTCAGGCTATTCAGTGCTGAAAATTTTGGAACTGACAGAATTTAGATATGCACAAATCTTGCTTGAGACAGAATCTCAAACCAGAATTAGCATCACCTTTCCTTGCCCCAGAGCACCTTTGTGAGCCAGCCTCAGACTGATCTTGGCCAAGATAAAACCATCTGTTAAACTATGACACAAGCACCATAATAAGATGTTTTAATACCATATTCCCATTTTCAGAGTACTTTTCTTGTGATTTATCACTGCATGTAACTGGTGGTTTCTAGCTCCCTACTTACCCGAACCAGCCACAGTTTCAAAGGAGAAGATTGGTTTTTCATCAGTCTTGTAAGAGATGACAGACCTGtacaaaaagagcaaaatagGCTCTTCAGTTCAACTGAACTGACTCTAAACAGAATGGTTCAAATCAAATTAGAATAGACAACTTCTGGCTTTGCAATGCCACAAAGTTTTGTGATAACCCTGACAAAAAGATCTTGGATACCACATGGATATAATGATGTGCTGACTGTAAATTTAACAGTGTTCACTACACGCAAGTCAAAAGGGAGTTCCAACCACAGCTACTAGAAAAAACAGCCCAGTTCTTGACACACAACAAAATCAAGAAGTAAAGTGAATATGCCATATATTCACTTTCAGTTTTCAGTTATATTCAGTTTTCATACAACTTCAATAGGCCAATATACTCTTTGAAGCATTCTGCCAAGTATTTTTCCAGTGAAGTTTCAGTTCAACCTTACCTGAACCGATTGTAGATGACAGAGCCTTCATCAAATTCATATCCAGAGTTTAACAGCTCTAAAGCAATGGCTGAAGCATCTCCAAAGCTCGGAGGTCTCCGTCCCACCTCTTTGAATGTCAGCAGGAAATAGTTGCCATGTGTCCTGCAGCAACAACAAACCTGTGTTAGAACCAAGTGGATGCTCTAAAATACAACGAGCAGCAAGACTTACTAGAAGTAACTGATTGTAATTGAGGAGTGTTCAGAATGAAACATTTTACTGAATTAGTCTCAAAGAAACTTTGCCTTTAGTTAAATTACAATAGCTTCACAATACACACATGTGTAACAGCACCAGTTGCCAGCTTTCAGACTTTTATTTCAAGAATATAATAGTGCTGTGCAGCAGTCTGTCAAATTGTGACTTTTAAGatatttgcagattttttttttacaggaactTGCCTTTAACACAGCTCCCTTCAAAGAAATTTCCTGCCAATGGCAGTCTTACAGTCTTGAAATTTCtaccagagaaaacaaaactccaaaCTAAACTTTTGGGCCCCATCCTTTTTACCTTTGAAGCAGGCCTCTGATCTTGTCACCTACTCCAACCACCATAACCTCCTTCCCTGCATTTGATAGGTTGGTAATCTCATTCTTCAAGGTTTTAGCAATAGATGTATGGATAGCACCACACAGGCCTCGGTCAGAGGACACACCAATAAGGAGGTGCTTCTTCTTGTCCTCAGGTgcctttatttctgctttctcataaagagctggaaaaaaaaaaaagatcattacATTTTTCAAGGGTGCTCAAACAGCAAGTATGTAATAAAAAATGCTCTGGATTATTCTAACTAAAACCAATACCAAAGGGGCTCCAGATCTCAGCCAGATGAATTTTATCTCCTTTGCAATTGTTCCAAGTTTGCTCACGGTCAGACCAGATGTGAGCAAGAAACAATTCAAAGCCAGTCACAGCTCTGATCAGACGTCACTCAGTGAAGTTCACTGTGCAAATTCTTTTGGAAACGGActactggaaaattaaaaagccttGGCATTTTATCACC from Vidua chalybeata isolate OUT-0048 chromosome 5, bVidCha1 merged haplotype, whole genome shotgun sequence includes:
- the ATP5F1C gene encoding ATP synthase subunit gamma, mitochondrial isoform X2, with the protein product MFARGAAVALVQPQWGQVRNMATLKDITRRLKSIKNIQKITKSMKMVSAAKYARAERELKPARVYGTGALSLYEKAEIKAPEDKKKHLLIGVSSDRGLCGAIHTSIAKTLKNEITNLSNAGKEVMVVGVGDKIRGLLQRTHGNYFLLTFKEVGRRPPSFGDASAIALELLNSGYEFDEGSVIYNRFRSVISYKTDEKPIFSFETVAGSESLSIYDDLDADVLRNYQEFTLANILYYSLKESTTSEQSARMTAMDNASKNASEMIDKLTLTFNRTRQAVITKELIEIISGAAAL
- the ATP5F1C gene encoding ATP synthase subunit gamma, mitochondrial isoform X1, with the protein product MFARGAAVALVQPQWGQVRNMATLKDITRRLKSIKNIQKITKSMKMVSAAKYARAERELKPARVYGTGALSLYEKAEIKAPEDKKKHLLIGVSSDRGLCGAIHTSIAKTLKNEITNLSNAGKEVMVVGVGDKIRGLLQRTHGNYFLLTFKEVGRRPPSFGDASAIALELLNSGYEFDEGSVIYNRFRSVISYKTDEKPIFSFETVAGSESLSIYDDLDADVLRNYQEFTLANILYYSLKESTTSEQSARMTAMDNASKNASEMIDKLTLTFNRTRQAVITKELIEIISGAAALD